The proteins below come from a single Tepidibacillus fermentans genomic window:
- the atpE gene encoding F0F1 ATP synthase subunit C — translation MNLLAAAIAIGLAALGASLGNAWVIQRTVEGIARQPESRGFLQTTMFIGVGLIEALPIIVAVFAFIILFTK, via the coding sequence ATGAATTTATTAGCAGCAGCAATTGCAATTGGTTTAGCAGCTTTAGGAGCAAGTCTTGGTAACGCATGGGTTATTCAACGTACAGTAGAAGGAATTGCTCGTCAACCTGAATCAAGAGGTTTCTTACAAACCACAATGTTCATCGGTGTTGGTTTAATCGAGGCATTGCCAATCATCGTTGCGGTATTTGCATTTATTATTCTATTCACAAAGTAA